In a single window of the Pseudomonas oryzihabitans genome:
- a CDS encoding LysR family transcriptional regulator, translating to MLRELKTFLAVVRHGSFAAAGLHVGLTPSAVSAQIRNLEQNLGVDLFDRNGRSALLNAAGRRALPLAEEILATYARMAGAGDEIQGELRIGAIASVQTGLLPGTLVRLRQRAPRLEPRLVPGVSLALLSQVDAGELDLAILIRPPFELPKELHATTLLQEPFVLIVPPGLTGDAPRLLLETQPFIRYDRHSFGGRRVSAFLREQRLTVRQVLELDELDAIVKMVEHGLGVALVPCAGLWLEHARVRRLSLGTLTFHRELQVITRHAGRDLPAVALFRQCLTEAVSEQLHQQPVE from the coding sequence ATGCTTCGCGAACTCAAGACCTTTCTCGCCGTCGTCCGCCATGGCAGCTTCGCCGCGGCCGGTCTGCACGTAGGCCTCACGCCTTCGGCGGTGAGCGCCCAGATCCGCAATCTGGAGCAGAACCTGGGCGTGGATCTCTTCGACCGCAACGGACGCAGCGCCCTGCTCAATGCCGCGGGACGCCGCGCCCTGCCCTTGGCCGAGGAAATCCTCGCTACCTACGCCCGCATGGCGGGCGCCGGGGACGAGATCCAGGGCGAGTTGCGCATCGGCGCCATCGCCAGCGTCCAGACCGGCCTGCTCCCCGGCACCCTGGTGCGGCTGCGCCAGCGGGCGCCACGCCTGGAGCCCCGCCTGGTGCCTGGGGTGTCGCTCGCCCTGCTCAGCCAGGTGGACGCCGGCGAGTTGGACCTGGCCATCCTCATCCGCCCGCCCTTCGAGCTGCCCAAGGAGCTGCACGCCACCACCTTGTTGCAGGAACCCTTCGTGCTCATCGTCCCGCCAGGGCTGACAGGTGACGCCCCCCGGCTGCTGCTGGAGACCCAACCCTTCATCCGCTACGACCGCCACTCCTTCGGCGGACGTCGGGTCAGCGCTTTTCTGCGCGAGCAGCGCCTGACGGTGCGCCAGGTGCTCGAACTCGACGAGCTCGACGCCATCGTCAAGATGGTGGAGCACGGCCTGGGGGTGGCCCTGGTGCCCTGCGCCGGCCTCTGGCTGGAGCATGCGCGGGTGCGCCGGCTATCGCTCGGCACCCTCACCTTCCATCGCGAACTGCAGGTCATCACTCGCCACGCCGGGCGCGATCTGCCGGCGGTGGCGCTGTTTCGCCAGTGCCTGACCGAGGCCGTGTCAGAACAGCTGCACCAGCAACCAGTAGAGTGA
- a CDS encoding VOC family protein: MALSPFHLAIPVYDLAAARHFYGEVFGLAEGRSSDHWVDFDFYGHQLVIHEHPKTASQDEAHTNAVDGHNVPVPHFGIVLGWDEWEALADRLRARETQFVIEPYIRFQGQVGEQATMFLFDPCGNALEFKAFKDMSQLFAK, from the coding sequence ATGGCCCTGTCGCCCTTTCACCTCGCTATTCCTGTCTATGACCTGGCCGCCGCCCGGCATTTCTATGGGGAGGTCTTCGGCCTCGCCGAAGGTCGCTCCAGCGACCACTGGGTCGACTTCGACTTCTATGGCCACCAGCTGGTGATCCACGAGCATCCCAAGACCGCTTCCCAGGACGAGGCTCACACCAACGCCGTGGATGGCCACAACGTGCCGGTGCCGCACTTCGGCATCGTGCTGGGCTGGGACGAGTGGGAAGCCCTGGCCGACCGCCTGCGTGCCCGCGAGACCCAATTCGTCATCGAGCCTTACATCCGCTTCCAGGGCCAGGTGGGCGAGCAGGCCACCATGTTTCTGTTCGACCCCTGCGGCAATGCCCTGGAGTTCAAGGCCTTCAAGGACATGAGCCAGCTGTTCGCCAAATAG
- a CDS encoding flavohemoglobin expression-modulating QEGLA motif protein yields the protein MNARQPFLDPYHQTIRQLSDRIVAAQAPIRILDAVKWDDEVRQGFLDGKGKRLPAVDRAFYDGRPLGFDADALKGEFQSIEREVTRQLGQFNPVGQIMRRMCREYRMVIRMLQARGTPDFGLISQELYGAASDAFHAGDPTLADLGMMMSSYLDNIAHRGALEDEPKTLTAKDAVPILQERLNRVFGETEGTIRVFESDGIVADAAAGADYIKVRADALFNERDVRALEVHEGLVHVGTTLNGQNQPICTFLAKGPPSSTVTQEGLAILMEVIAFASYPTRLRKLTNRTRAIHLAEDGADFLEVFRFFQEQGYDLESGYQNASRVFRGSTPTGLPFTKDLSYLKGFILIYNYIQLAVRKGKLEQIPLLFCGKTTLEDMRILRQLVDEGVVVPPKYLPAQFQDLNALAAWMCFSNFLNHLSLDRIEADYANIL from the coding sequence ATGAATGCCCGCCAGCCCTTTCTCGATCCCTATCACCAGACCATTCGCCAGCTGTCCGACCGCATCGTCGCGGCCCAGGCGCCGATCCGTATTCTCGATGCGGTGAAGTGGGACGACGAGGTGCGCCAGGGTTTCCTGGACGGCAAGGGCAAGCGCCTGCCTGCGGTGGATCGCGCCTTCTACGACGGACGTCCGCTGGGGTTCGATGCCGATGCGCTCAAAGGCGAATTCCAGAGCATCGAGCGGGAGGTGACCCGCCAGCTCGGCCAGTTCAATCCGGTCGGCCAGATCATGAGGCGCATGTGCCGCGAGTACCGCATGGTGATTCGCATGTTGCAGGCGCGTGGCACCCCGGATTTCGGGCTGATCTCCCAGGAGCTCTATGGCGCCGCCTCGGACGCCTTTCATGCCGGCGATCCGACCCTGGCCGACCTGGGCATGATGATGTCCAGCTACCTGGACAACATCGCCCATCGCGGTGCCCTGGAGGACGAGCCCAAGACCCTGACCGCCAAGGACGCCGTGCCCATCCTGCAGGAACGGCTGAATCGGGTCTTTGGCGAGACGGAAGGCACCATCCGGGTGTTCGAGTCCGACGGTATCGTCGCCGACGCCGCGGCGGGCGCCGACTACATCAAGGTGCGTGCCGACGCCCTGTTCAACGAGCGTGACGTGCGCGCCCTGGAGGTCCACGAGGGGCTGGTGCACGTCGGTACCACCCTCAATGGCCAGAACCAGCCGATCTGCACCTTCCTGGCCAAGGGTCCGCCGTCGTCCACCGTGACCCAGGAGGGCCTGGCGATCCTCATGGAAGTGATCGCCTTCGCCTCCTATCCGACCCGCCTGCGCAAGCTGACCAATCGCACCCGCGCCATCCACCTGGCCGAGGACGGCGCCGATTTCCTTGAGGTCTTCCGCTTCTTCCAGGAGCAGGGCTACGACCTGGAGTCGGGCTACCAGAACGCCAGCCGGGTGTTCCGCGGCTCGACGCCGACCGGGCTGCCCTTCACCAAGGACCTGTCCTATCTCAAGGGCTTCATCCTGATCTACAACTACATCCAGCTGGCGGTGCGCAAGGGCAAGCTGGAGCAGATCCCGCTGCTGTTTTGCGGCAAGACCACCCTGGAGGACATGCGCATCCTGCGCCAGCTGGTGGACGAGGGCGTGGTGGTACCGCCCAAGTACCTGCCGGCGCAATTCCAGGACCTCAACGCCCTGGCGGCCTGGATGTGCTTCTCCAACTTCCTCAATCACCTGAGCCTGGATCGGATCGAGGCGGACTACGCCAACATCCTTTGA
- a CDS encoding AAA family ATPase, whose product MKKSVVSKYPRLLIAGALALVTLVSLACWWWLKPSTPAPTATAMLASVQQTPEHWTQEPRDFSVLLADLRAKVISGAVIGDHTLYIDTTRGEHYAVTDNGGRLTDRLLADYATQAEPLFPIATWSESGQRHPWLDALLFNLPGYLLLLLLAVPLALRFASPFKLHRKGTGISFKDVVGAAEAKRALEDVTTCLRNPEAFAALGARPPKGVLLTGEPGTGKTQLAKALATECNAHFIQVTGSDFSSMFFGVGIQKVKSLFRTARKKAPCIIFIDEIDGIGRRAEQSRSSDAEANRIINQFLTELDGFDGTSGVLVLGATNFADSLDPALRREGRFDRTIAVPLPSLEDRRALFELYAGKLPCEGELDLAALSRGTVGLTPAAIAYISNHAALLAARENASAVTMAHFVEAIETCRIGEQPVGVTPLGSAERTRIAVHEAGHALVAAVLNVGRVEKVTLLPRGQALGVTLITPTEDKRLHLKSELEGRIQMLLAGRCAEQLYFNEVSSGAAQDLQEASKLALSMVASLGMGPSGSLLSLQALRDAGIEFDAAPSIASADQLLHSLDHRCLALITELKPALDDITEQLLRDETIPGSAVAEAIARASGREACGALNRALAHLPERAGDSEPSIAAAFQGD is encoded by the coding sequence ATGAAGAAGTCCGTCGTTTCCAAGTATCCGCGCCTGCTGATCGCCGGTGCTCTCGCACTCGTCACCCTCGTCAGCCTGGCCTGCTGGTGGTGGCTCAAGCCTTCCACCCCGGCTCCGACCGCCACGGCCATGCTCGCCAGTGTGCAGCAGACGCCTGAACACTGGACCCAGGAGCCTCGCGATTTCTCCGTGCTGCTGGCCGATCTGCGCGCCAAGGTCATCAGTGGCGCCGTGATCGGTGACCATACCCTCTACATCGACACCACCCGCGGCGAGCACTACGCGGTGACCGACAATGGCGGCCGCCTGACCGACCGGCTGCTAGCCGACTACGCCACCCAGGCCGAGCCGCTGTTCCCGATCGCCACCTGGAGCGAGTCCGGCCAACGCCACCCCTGGCTGGATGCCCTGCTGTTCAACCTGCCGGGCTATCTGCTCCTGCTGCTGCTGGCCGTGCCCCTGGCGCTGCGTTTCGCCAGCCCCTTCAAGCTGCACCGCAAGGGCACCGGCATCTCCTTCAAGGACGTGGTCGGCGCCGCCGAAGCCAAGCGCGCCCTGGAAGACGTCACCACCTGCCTGCGCAATCCCGAGGCCTTCGCCGCCCTCGGCGCCCGTCCGCCCAAGGGCGTACTGCTGACCGGCGAACCCGGCACCGGCAAGACCCAGTTGGCCAAGGCCCTGGCGACCGAGTGCAACGCCCACTTCATTCAGGTGACCGGCAGCGACTTCTCCTCGATGTTCTTTGGTGTGGGCATCCAGAAGGTCAAGTCGTTGTTCCGCACGGCGCGCAAGAAGGCGCCCTGCATCATCTTCATCGACGAGATCGACGGCATCGGTCGCCGCGCTGAGCAGTCGCGCTCCAGCGATGCCGAAGCCAACCGCATCATCAACCAGTTCCTCACCGAACTGGACGGCTTCGACGGCACCAGTGGCGTGCTGGTCCTGGGCGCCACCAACTTCGCCGACTCCCTGGATCCGGCGCTGCGCCGCGAAGGTCGCTTCGACCGCACCATCGCCGTGCCGCTGCCGAGCCTGGAAGACCGTCGCGCCCTGTTCGAACTCTATGCCGGCAAGCTGCCCTGCGAAGGCGAACTGGACCTCGCCGCCCTGTCGCGCGGCACCGTGGGCCTGACCCCGGCGGCCATCGCCTACATCAGCAACCACGCCGCCCTGCTGGCCGCTCGCGAGAATGCCAGCGCCGTGACCATGGCCCACTTCGTCGAGGCCATCGAGACCTGCCGGATCGGCGAGCAACCGGTCGGCGTCACCCCGCTGGGTTCGGCCGAGCGCACCCGCATCGCCGTGCACGAAGCCGGTCATGCCCTGGTCGCTGCCGTGCTCAACGTCGGCCGGGTGGAAAAGGTCACCCTGCTGCCCCGTGGCCAGGCCCTGGGCGTGACCCTGATCACCCCCACCGAAGACAAGCGCCTGCACCTGAAGTCGGAACTCGAAGGCCGTATCCAGATGCTGCTGGCCGGCCGCTGCGCCGAGCAGCTGTACTTCAACGAGGTCTCTTCGGGCGCTGCCCAGGACCTGCAGGAAGCCTCCAAGCTGGCGCTGTCCATGGTCGCCTCCCTGGGCATGGGCCCGAGCGGCTCGCTGCTCAGCCTGCAGGCCCTGCGCGACGCCGGGATCGAGTTCGACGCCGCGCCCAGCATCGCCTCCGCCGATCAGCTGCTGCACAGCCTGGATCATCGCTGCCTGGCGCTGATCACCGAGCTCAAGCCGGCACTGGACGACATCACCGAGCAACTGCTGCGCGACGAGACCATCCCCGGCAGCGCCGTGGCCGAAGCCATCGCCCGCGCCAGTGGCCGGGAAGCCTGCGGCGCTCTCAACCGTGCCCTGGCCCACCTGCCGGAGCGCGCAGGCGACAGCGAACCCAGCATCGCCGCGGCCTTCCAGGGCGACTGA
- a CDS encoding SIR2 family NAD-dependent protein deacylase: MPDPFDCRSGLAPLPEVLLDRLRQADEVLVLTGAGVSAESGIATFREALTGLWARFDPAQLATAEAFQEDPARVWSWYEWRRAQVLRAEPNPAHRALADWADRQGRLRLVTQNVDDLHERAGNRDVIHLHGSLHEPRCFDCANPLAASSPVGAEAQLLAPPTCPLCGGLARPGVVWFGESLPEAALTTAWALAERCDLCLVVGTSGLVQPAASLPVVARQQGATVIRIDLQPAADFQADWQLLGAAGLILPALLERL, translated from the coding sequence ATGCCCGATCCCTTCGATTGCCGGTCCGGACTCGCGCCGCTCCCCGAGGTCCTGCTCGATCGCTTGCGACAAGCCGACGAGGTGCTGGTGCTGACCGGCGCCGGCGTCTCGGCGGAGAGTGGCATAGCCACCTTTCGCGAAGCCCTGACCGGTCTCTGGGCGCGCTTCGATCCGGCGCAACTGGCCACCGCGGAGGCCTTTCAGGAGGATCCCGCGCGGGTCTGGAGTTGGTACGAGTGGCGGCGTGCCCAGGTGCTCAGGGCCGAACCCAACCCGGCCCATCGCGCTCTGGCGGACTGGGCCGACCGCCAGGGGCGGTTGCGGCTGGTCACCCAGAATGTCGACGACCTGCACGAGCGGGCTGGCAATCGCGACGTCATCCATCTGCACGGCAGCCTGCATGAACCGCGCTGCTTCGATTGCGCGAATCCCCTGGCGGCGTCGTCACCCGTGGGCGCGGAGGCGCAGCTGCTGGCGCCGCCGACCTGTCCGCTGTGCGGCGGCTTGGCGCGGCCCGGGGTGGTGTGGTTCGGCGAGTCCTTGCCGGAAGCGGCCCTGACTACCGCCTGGGCGCTGGCCGAGCGCTGCGACCTCTGCCTGGTAGTAGGCACGTCCGGTTTGGTGCAGCCAGCCGCCAGTCTGCCGGTGGTGGCGCGCCAGCAGGGGGCGACGGTGATACGCATCGACCTGCAGCCGGCGGCGGATTTCCAGGCGGACTGGCAGTTGCTGGGGGCTGCGGGTCTGATCCTGCCAGCGCTGCTGGAACGCCTTTAG